TGCCAAATTGTGCTTTTGGATTAGTCTATTGTTCTCCTGAGACTCTCCTTTTTCCTACCTTGTCTGCTCTTTGGACGGCCAAGTCTTCTATTGTATGACATCTAGATCAACAGTTTGTACCTGGGCCCTTCCCTTGTGTTTGGGCTATTGTTATTGAACTTTGGGCCTGATCATGGACTATTTGGGCCTTCATTTTTTTTGTGATGCTGAATTTGTGTAGTACCTAGAGTTATACAAAATTGGTATGACCGATTGCTTGTTGCTTGGAGAAGCAGATTTGCTGGTGTTTTTTGCAGagctttgcttttagttgttgCTGTGCAATGCCAACCTTCATTTCACATCCCTGTTATTTATGTTAGCTGACATAGCTTGCTTTGTTGCTCTTTGCTACCAGCATCCTCGTGACAGGGTTTGTCGGAACCGCCATCGCCTTTGGGTGCTTCTCTGGCGCCGCCATCATCGCCAAGCGCAGGGAGTACCTGTACCTCGGTGGCCTGCTCTCGTCTGGCCTGTCGATCCTGCTCTGGCTGCAGTTTGCCACGTCCATCTTTGGCCACTCCTCTGGCAGCTTCATGTTTGAGGTGAGATACATACCGCAAAGCCGCCACACAAGAGAGACTATCCGCCTTTTTGGCTTTGTTTTTGGCCGAATGAACATGACACGAATACTCTTGCGCACCCTGCAGGTTTACTTTGGCCTGTTGATCTTCCTGGGGTACATGGTGTACGACACGCAGGAGATCATCGAGAGGGCGCACCATGGCGACATGGACTACATCAAGCACGCCCTCACCCTCTTCACCGACTTTGTTGCCGTCCTCGTCCGAGTCCTCATCATCATGGTCAGCACCCTAGCCACCTCTGGCTGCCTACTCATCCTCCACCCACTGTTGTTGCCACAATTCGATCCGCTGACGGTGATGTAACTCTGTTTGCAGCTCAAGAACGCAGGCGACAAgtcggaggacaagaagaagaggaagaggaggtccTGAACGTTTCTCCCGCACATGTAGATACCGTCACCGCCGCCGCTACTGGTACCACCACCACCGCTAAGTACGTAGTAGGAATTAAGCTGGCGCAGTAACTTGGCGCCGTGCCATCCTTGTTAATTTGTGTTCGTGTGAACCTTGTGTGAGTCTGCTGCTGCTGATGAAGCTTTTGCAGCCGCCCGTCTGCGTTCCGAATCTCTTGTGTTGTTGTTACTGTCAGGATAATGAATCGAACGAAACCTGAGAcgatttggttttggtttggtttgCGAAGAACATGGCTACGCTTGTTTGTGAATGATTGATCTCGTCTCGTATCGTCGGTTTAAACATTGTGatttgtctcgtttcttttgtaAATTGTTCAACACATGTTGGTGTAGCGTTTCTGTCGTGGTAGGTGGTGTTGAGCGGGGCCAGCTCGATTGTGATGTCCGCCCGCACGCCCGTGCTCTTCTCCTGTCGTGGTTCTGTGTAGTTGGCTCGGCTGGCACGTCAAACTTGCTTGACCTTGTTGCGAACGGACTAAATCTGGACCGTCAATTAGCATAGCAAACCGTCATTAGGACGTGATTAGTCAGTTATTAGTCTAAAACGTCGTACGGACGCGTCCGTCCGTACAGGCGCCTTTTTGTACAGACGCCTCTTCGCATGCGTCTCAAACCTTTATATATTTCAGATCAATGAAAAAGAGACAGTGATTCGCACAACACTTTCGTTCCTAATCTTTACACGTTATCAGCACTGCCTCTGCCAGAGAAAAAGACAGAGACATCACGAGAGAAAGAGACTATGTATTGTCTAAAATAAAGTCTCAGACTATGTGTACATATTCTATATGATTGCCTcagcatttttcattttttttaaaatatgtaGTTTTCAAGTACAACATTTTTTTTTTACAATTCAAattttgggaacacaatgtagatGAGGCATCTACTGCACTTTGCAGATTATCCTCATCGCTGAAAGATCTACATTTTGCCTCCATTCTTTTGGTAAAATGACTATCTTCGAGTgctctcccaaatatgcgaattaATGTGACTACCTCGAATTTTTGCAAATCACAAGGCAATTATGTGATCTACTGCATAATTTGTAGATTATCCATTTTCACTGTGAGGTCTACATCCAGTCTTTTGACAAaatgattaccttcaaagtgattttgtAAAATGTAATATGACACAAAAGTAATGGGCATATGAACATCTACTGGTTAAAACTAGAATATGCTCTCCATTACTATGAGATCTACACCGCAACGGTGAATATCTTTAAAGTGCCATATACATAAAATGAAGTCTACACATATAAGTATAAAGCATCAGCTATACTTGTAAATTTtgcttcatcaaagcatttgttgttacttatattttactctcatagtaaaacCAAATTATGCATGAAAATACCATGCAGGAAATGGCTGGCGTCATGCATCGTGAATTTCATGAACTTAAACTAGATGGTAGTAACTATTTACCATGGGCTATGGATGCAAAGATAGCCCTCGAAAGCCGTAAACTCGGTTTTACTATCACCACACCCGATGAAGGCGCCGGAGAAATCCCCACGGCAGCCAAATATACTGCTTTAAGTTTCTTAAGGCACCATCTCCATCCGGACTTAAAGTCGGAATATGTGATGGAAGAAGATCCACTAGCTTTGTGGAACTCTCTCAAGGAGAGATATGACCAACAAAGAGCAGTTATGTAGTCAGAAGCACAGAGAGAATGGTCCCTCATAAGGTTCCAAGACTTTAAATCTGTGGCATCATATAACTCTGCAGTTCACAAGGTTAACTCAAAACTAAGGTTTTGCAATCAAGCAATTTCTGAAGAAGACCTTATTGAGAAGACCTTGTGCACTTTCCACCCCTCGATGAGGGTACTACAACAGCAATACcgtcaacaaaaatacaaaaagtaTTCTGAGCTCATATACACTCTACTTCAGGCTGAGAAACATGATGAACTTCTCATGAAGAATCATCAAACACGCCCAACGGGCTCAATGCCACTCCCTGAAGCACATGCTAACACTCAGTTTACCAAAAAGTATGGGGGCAACAAAAAgaatttcaagaaattcaatggAAAGTGGAAAAAGAACAACAAGCAGAAAAGCTTTGGTCAATCTAAAGGTAAAGGTCACTTCAAGAAAAATGACCGAAACACCAACTCCGAGATTTGTCAAAGGTGTGGATGTACTAACCATCGTACTAGCAAATGCCGAACTCCCAAGCATCTAGCGGATTTATACATAAAATCCATTGGGAAAGGCAAACAAGTTCATGGGAAAGCCGAAGCTCACTTCAACGCTTTACAACAAGAAGGAAACCTTGAAGCTAGCACTTCTCAAAGCGCTCCTAAGGAAACAAGGCAGAAGGATGAAGACCTTCTTGATATTGACAACCTGATGGTGGAATACACCCAAGACGCATATGGAGATCTCATATAATCTCCGCATCACTCATTTGATGTTATCAGCTATTTTATTGTAATAATGGATGTTATAATTTGTATAACTCTAAGTAGAATAAAGTCCTACGGACCAATTGTATTATGTAGTTCAAACATAATATCATATTTCTATTTGTAACTGTAATATGAATACTTTGTAtatgtatatttatatgtgagtaatatgaataaagtttcctaaaatattctcttactctatatagattttacgggaaaataattcaatggaagaagaattatgtttagtggacagttgtaccactaacacaattttaagggaaataaaatatttttcaaactCTAACTAAGAGAAAAGGGAATATCATGACCATCGCCGGTCGCGATGCATCAATTATTGGTTCAGGACGAGCCACACTTGTTCTACCTATGGGTACTACGATTGtaattgaggatgcactcttgtatCCTGAATCTACACGCACCCTTCTAAGTTTCAAAGCCCTCAGATCAAATAATTTCCATCTGGAAACAATTTCTGAAAATAATTCTGAATATTTGCTTTTAACAAAAAGCAATGGGTCTGAGAAACAACTTCTTGAAAAATTCCCCTCACTTTCATCTGGATTATATTACAGTTATATAAAACCCGTACCAcatgttgcgtacaaaataatttttcaagatcttgataaattcaagacttggcatgatcgcctaggtcatcctggtatagggatgatgagaaaaattattgacaattatATTGGTCACAGCCTTCTAACTAAAAAATTTCcaaaatcatcagattttgtGTGCACCGCATGTGCAACTGGGAAATTAATTATAAGACCATCTTATCTTAAGGTAAAAAGTGAGTCACTTAACTTTTTTGaacgcattcaaggagatatatgtggtccaattcaaccactatcaggaccttttagatatttcatGGTGCTCACATATGCATCTACTAGATGGTCACATGTATGTCTATTGTCCACACGAAATCATGCTTTTGCCAAGATAATTGCTCAAATTATCAAATTAAGAGCAAATCATCCTGAAAATAGGATAAAAACAATTCGAATGGACAATGCCGCTGAATTCTCTTCACGAGCATTCAATGACTACTGCATGGCTATGGGCATTCATTTAGAACATTATGTGCCTTATGTCcatactcaaaatggtttggctgagTCTCTCATAAAAAGAATAAAATTAGTTGCTCGACCACTATTGCAGAATTGTAATTTACCAGCATCTTGTTGGGCACATGCGGTATTACACGCCGCAGATCTGATACAAATCAaaccaactgcatatcatacaACCTCCCCACTTCAACAAGTACGTGGCACtcagccaagtatttcccatctgcgaaaattcggttgcgcagtatacgtaccgatatcaccaccgcaGCGTACCACAATGGGCCCCCACAGAAAACTAGGGATCTATGTGGGTTATAATTCTCCGTCAATTATTAAATACCTTGAACCTCTTACAGGGGACCTGTTTACTGCCCACTACGCTGATTCAATTTTTGATGAGGACCATttcccggcattagggggagaatcaaaccacaaagaatgccaggaaatagattggaatgtaacaggcattcagtccttagatccacgtactaaagaatctgaaactgaagttcagaggatcatagatttgcaacacattgcaaataatctGTCAGATGCATTTACTGACCATAAAGGTGTCACTAAATCGCATATTCCCGCTGTTAATACACCAgaacgagtggaggtaccaactaaaaccactcaaaccccaaatgagagcaagagggggagaaatctggttagccggaatatagcttctcaaaagcctccacggaaacagaggaaaccaaatcctctaccagtaaatgcaattcaacctcaagttgaaggacaccaaccagatgctcaacatcttgaacccagcataaatgcgcataaaaacataatagctgggacatcggaacaccatgactctattgttgtgggaaatcacatagagtctgagggtataaaagaaatttccataaactatgtagaatcaggagaatcatataatagagagactacaattgtcgacatatattttgcctctgaaattgctgaaacccttcaactcgatccagaaccaaagaccgtcagggagtgcctcaagcgtcctgattggcctaaatggaaggaagcaATTGAGGCAGAACTGCACTCGCTCAACCAAAGAGAGGTATTTTcctcagtaatacctactcctcaaaaTGTCTTCCCTGTGGGAGCAAAATGGGTTTTTGTTCGAAAAAGGAAcgaaaacaatgaggtggtgagatacaaagcgaggcttgtagcacaagggttcacgcagagacccggcATCGATTACGATGATACATACTCTCCTGTTATGAGTGGAATAACGTTTCGATACTTAATAT
This genomic stretch from Hordeum vulgare subsp. vulgare chromosome 6H, MorexV3_pseudomolecules_assembly, whole genome shotgun sequence harbors:
- the LOC123401922 gene encoding bax inhibitor 1, whose amino-acid sequence is MDTFYSTSSAAASGWGHDSLKNFRQISPAVQSHLKLVYLTLCFALASSAVGAYLHIALNIGGMLTMLACVGTIAWMFSVPVYEERKRFGLLMGAALLEGASVGPLIELAIDFDPSILVTGFVGTAIAFGCFSGAAIIAKRREYLYLGGLLSSGLSILLWLQFATSIFGHSSGSFMFEVYFGLLIFLGYMVYDTQEIIERAHHGDMDYIKHALTLFTDFVAVLVRVLIIMLKNAGDKSEDKKKRKRRS